From the genome of Scytonema hofmannii PCC 7110, one region includes:
- a CDS encoding CCA tRNA nucleotidyltransferase, which translates to MNISVPSTLSPDYWPFSLELLPQPAYMVGGAVRDAILSRTREYLDLDFVLPSKAVKTARKIASHYKAGFVLLDAERQIARVVFPQATVDFAQQEGDSLTTDLQRRDFTVNAIAYNPYTQEIIDPLQGYADLQQRLLRMVSPANLEDDPLRLMRAYRQAAQLGFTIESNTQDTIRSLARCINKVAAERVRVELGYMLNSFQGTPWLIKAWEDGLLTPFFKYATKESVSLLPEVDTAASQIAETWHQLGIELSQYIRDTVKTTRLGIAKLACLVKPEPETAETELMQLTYSRAEVKAVMTTLRVLPQLKTSQLSIREQYFLFQEAGLAFPAIAALAIASETPVGEIAPLITRYLNPDDLVAHPTSIVSGNDIMIALKIPASPLVGKLLTEIALAQIEGKVSTATEAIEFAAGLISDQ; encoded by the coding sequence ATGAATATCTCAGTTCCTTCTACTTTATCCCCAGATTATTGGCCTTTTAGCTTAGAGTTATTGCCACAACCAGCTTATATGGTGGGCGGTGCCGTGCGGGATGCTATTCTCTCAAGGACACGGGAATATCTAGATTTAGATTTTGTACTACCATCTAAGGCTGTGAAGACAGCCCGCAAAATCGCTTCACATTACAAAGCGGGTTTTGTTTTACTTGATGCAGAAAGACAAATTGCTCGCGTGGTGTTTCCTCAAGCTACAGTTGACTTCGCCCAACAGGAAGGCGATAGTTTGACAACTGACTTGCAAAGACGGGATTTTACAGTGAATGCGATCGCATACAATCCCTATACTCAAGAAATTATCGATCCCCTGCAAGGCTATGCGGATCTGCAGCAGCGTCTTTTAAGAATGGTATCACCTGCCAACTTAGAAGACGATCCGTTGCGGTTAATGCGAGCATATCGCCAAGCAGCACAACTTGGTTTTACGATTGAGTCAAATACACAAGACACTATTCGCTCTTTAGCCCGGTGCATAAACAAAGTAGCTGCAGAAAGAGTCAGAGTAGAATTAGGTTATATGCTGAATTCATTCCAAGGAACTCCTTGGCTCATTAAAGCTTGGGAAGATGGTTTGTTGACGCCGTTCTTCAAATACGCGACAAAAGAAAGTGTTTCTCTACTTCCAGAAGTGGACACAGCCGCTTCTCAAATAGCAGAAACATGGCATCAACTGGGGATAGAACTCTCCCAGTATATACGCGACACAGTTAAAACCACACGGTTGGGAATTGCAAAACTTGCTTGTCTTGTCAAACCAGAACCAGAGACAGCAGAAACAGAGTTAATGCAACTCACCTACAGCCGTGCTGAAGTCAAAGCTGTGATGACAACCTTAAGAGTGTTACCACAGTTAAAGACTTCTCAATTGTCCATACGAGAACAATACTTCTTGTTTCAAGAAGCAGGACTGGCGTTTCCGGCGATCGCCGCTTTAGCCATAGCAAGCGAAACTCCGGTAGGGGAGATTGCACCCTTAATCACCCGCTACCTTAACCCTGACGATCTGGTCGCTCATCCCACATCAATAGTGAGTGGCAATGATATAATGATAGCCTTAAAAATTCCTGCTTCGCCACTTGTAGGTAAACTGCTAACCGAAATTGCTCTAGCCCAGATAGAAGGTAAGGTTTCCACAGCAACAGAGGCAATAGAGTTTGCGGCTGGGTTAATCAGTGACCAGTGA
- a CDS encoding helix-turn-helix domain-containing protein encodes MKLDLRKSLDTVLPTDEEVAVAQASCEKLAKHLQNPQANRTIKLMQSNTEETIVIPESAFCQLVEILAQMAKGNAVKLHPIRHELEVYEAADILGVSRAYVIGLLESGKIPYRMEGTSRRMRCQDVLDYKKRNDEERRKILDDLAAEAQELNMGY; translated from the coding sequence ATGAAACTCGACCTTCGCAAATCCTTAGATACAGTTTTACCAACTGACGAAGAGGTAGCAGTTGCTCAAGCAAGTTGTGAAAAATTAGCAAAGCATTTGCAGAATCCTCAAGCTAACCGCACTATTAAGCTCATGCAAAGTAACACGGAAGAGACTATTGTGATACCAGAGTCTGCATTTTGTCAGTTAGTAGAGATTTTGGCACAAATGGCTAAAGGTAACGCAGTCAAGCTGCACCCAATCCGACACGAGCTTGAAGTTTACGAAGCTGCTGATATCCTGGGTGTTTCCCGTGCCTATGTGATAGGTTTACTGGAATCAGGAAAAATTCCTTATCGCATGGAAGGGACAAGTCGGCGGATGCGTTGTCAAGATGTACTGGATTACAAGAAACGAAATGATGAAGAAAGAAGGAAAATTTTAGATGATCTGGCTGCCGAAGCGCAAGAATTGAATATGGGATATTAA
- a CDS encoding Tll0287-like domain-containing protein, with protein MLIKLTRKFQNLTLATKLTTLLLIIFIGGITLSSIAFANLLNYQAEIAVKSRARFIFQNINAVRQYTTDEVQPVLERRLGEDEFALQAIPSYSTRKVFVTLQKQDEAYKDFFYKDAMLNPTNSQDRADNFETTIVQKFQQANNLKNTTSGYRWINGEKYFYTASPLAITDSSCLRCHSNPDVAPKKMIKRYGTEHGFGWKLNEINGTQIVSVPANIILVRANQALILAIGIITLVFAIAIYVANLWLKRYVIQPIKRVVRVAEAVSTGDFDAEFEKVSNDEIGSLVEAFTRMKLSLVMAIQSFEEYRPKN; from the coding sequence ATGTTAATAAAATTAACAAGAAAGTTTCAAAACTTAACATTAGCGACCAAGCTCACCACATTACTACTAATAATATTTATTGGAGGAATTACATTAAGTAGTATAGCTTTTGCTAATCTCCTAAATTACCAAGCTGAAATTGCAGTCAAATCAAGAGCTCGCTTTATATTTCAGAATATAAATGCTGTTCGGCAATACACAACTGATGAAGTGCAACCAGTATTGGAACGACGCTTAGGAGAAGATGAATTTGCACTGCAAGCTATCCCGTCTTACTCAACACGGAAGGTCTTTGTAACTTTACAAAAACAAGACGAAGCTTACAAAGACTTCTTTTACAAGGACGCGATGCTAAATCCTACCAATTCTCAAGATCGAGCTGATAATTTTGAAACAACAATTGTGCAAAAATTCCAGCAAGCCAATAATCTTAAAAACACAACATCAGGATATCGTTGGATTAACGGAGAAAAATACTTTTACACTGCTAGTCCCTTAGCCATAACAGACTCAAGTTGCTTAAGATGTCATAGTAATCCAGATGTCGCTCCTAAGAAAATGATTAAAAGGTATGGAACAGAGCATGGATTTGGCTGGAAATTGAATGAAATTAATGGCACTCAGATTGTTTCTGTTCCAGCAAATATAATTCTTGTGCGAGCTAACCAAGCATTGATCTTAGCGATAGGAATTATCACTTTAGTTTTTGCGATCGCTATATACGTGGCTAACCTATGGCTGAAGCGATATGTTATACAGCCTATCAAGCGCGTTGTTCGAGTTGCAGAAGCCGTGAGTACTGGTGATTTCGATGCTGAATTTGAGAAAGTGTCCAACGATGAAATAGGCTCTCTTGTAGAAGCTTTTACTCGTATGAAGTTGAGTTTGGTTATGGCAATTCAAAGTTTTGAGGAATACCGTCCAAAGAATTAG
- a CDS encoding PIN domain-containing protein, with protein sequence MSNLTVVYDACVLYPAALRDFLVWLALTNLFHARWTDEIHDEWTRNVLKNRPDLTKKQLERTKNLMNSSVPNCLVTGYESIIPDLQLPDPDDRHILAAAIHCRANIIVSFNLSDFLAKVLNLYRIEAQSPDNFILNLLNQNFTVVCEAAQRQRKTLKNPPKTVEEYLETLKQQGLALTATRLREVCQEI encoded by the coding sequence ATGTCAAACTTGACAGTAGTGTATGACGCCTGTGTACTATATCCAGCCGCACTGCGTGATTTTTTAGTATGGTTGGCACTCACAAATTTGTTTCATGCAAGATGGACGGATGAGATCCATGACGAGTGGACGCGGAATGTTTTGAAAAACCGTCCCGATCTTACAAAAAAACAATTGGAGAGAACAAAAAATCTGATGAATAGTAGTGTCCCAAACTGTTTAGTCACAGGTTATGAATCAATTATTCCTGATTTACAACTTCCCGATCCTGATGACAGGCATATCCTCGCCGCCGCAATTCATTGCCGTGCTAATATTATCGTTAGTTTTAATTTAAGTGATTTTCTGGCAAAAGTTTTAAATTTATACCGGATTGAAGCGCAGTCCCCAGATAATTTTATCCTTAACTTGCTTAACCAAAATTTTACAGTAGTTTGTGAAGCGGCTCAAAGACAAAGAAAAACTCTTAAAAATCCTCCTAAAACAGTGGAAGAGTATTTAGAAACGTTGAAACAGCAAGGGCTTGCACTTACGGCTACTCGTTTAAGAGAGGTTTGTCAGGAGATTTAA
- a CDS encoding Ycf34 family protein, whose translation MCICVNCHYVDRCLTYHAVEGQHEQPHLTETPDFEPNEPSINVNIRPREDVIEMEWDVVGCLSFKRETGKWSKLRPGELVPT comes from the coding sequence ATGTGTATTTGCGTGAACTGCCATTATGTAGATCGCTGTCTCACCTACCACGCGGTAGAAGGGCAGCACGAGCAGCCCCACTTGACTGAAACACCAGATTTTGAGCCTAATGAACCTTCCATTAATGTTAACATCCGTCCGCGAGAGGATGTCATTGAAATGGAATGGGATGTTGTGGGATGTCTCAGCTTTAAGCGCGAAACGGGTAAGTGGTCTAAGTTACGTCCCGGTGAATTAGTGCCAACTTGA
- a CDS encoding LexA family protein, which yields MSCKYLAFIYYYTKLNGYPPAEADMQHYFKTTPPTVHNMVVTLENLGLIEREKGKPRSIRLLLTREELPDLE from the coding sequence TTGTCATGTAAATATTTAGCTTTTATCTACTACTATACAAAACTCAATGGTTACCCACCTGCGGAGGCTGATATGCAGCATTATTTTAAAACAACACCACCCACAGTACACAATATGGTGGTGACTTTAGAAAATTTAGGATTGATTGAAAGGGAAAAAGGAAAACCACGCTCTATCCGCCTATTGTTAACAAGAGAAGAATTACCCGACTTGGAATAA
- the katG gene encoding catalase/peroxidase HPI, with amino-acid sequence MSSESGCPFTGGGQKLTARHMPSNRDWWPKYLNLNILHQHSPQANPMGEAFNYALEFKSLDLAALRADIFDLMTTSQDWWPADYGHYGPLFIRMAWHSAGTYRIGDGRGGAGSGSQRFEPLNSWPDNANLDKARILLWPVKQKYGKKISWADLMIFAGNCALESMGFKTIGFAGGREDVWEPEEDIYWGSEKVWLGDERYSGDRVLLNPLAAVQMGLIYVNPEGPNGEPDPVGSGRDIRETFGRMAMNDEETVALVAGGHTFGKCHGAGESSHVGHEPGGASIVEQGLGWKSTFNTGVGVDAITSGIEGAWTPTPTQWDNSYFDTLFKYDWELTKSPAGAWQWKPKNGAGADTVPDAHDSSKRHAPMMTTADMAMRMDFIYEPIARRYHENPDEFADAFAKAWFKLTHRDMGPRSRYLGSEVPEEEFLWQDPIPAVTHELIDEQDIAALKGKILASGLSVSQLVSTAWASASTFRGSDKRGGANGARIRLAPQKDWEVNLPTQLATVLQTLEAIQEEFNSSQSGGKRVSLADLIVLGGCVGIEQAAKKAGHEVKVPFKPGRADASQEKTDVESFAVLEPTADGFRNYSSGKHSESLEELLVDRAQLLTLSAPEMTILVGGLRVLSANFEASKHGVFTDRLETLTNDFFVNLLDLGTTWKATTEDEYEFEGRNRRTGELKWTATRVDLIFGSNSQLRALAEVYGSKNSQQKFVHDFVAAWDKVMNLDRFDLV; translated from the coding sequence ATGAGCAGCGAAAGCGGATGCCCGTTTACAGGCGGAGGTCAGAAACTTACGGCTCGTCATATGCCGTCGAACCGAGACTGGTGGCCGAAATATTTGAATCTGAACATCCTCCACCAGCACTCACCCCAAGCCAATCCCATGGGTGAGGCGTTCAATTACGCTCTTGAGTTCAAGAGCCTCGACTTAGCTGCCCTCAGGGCAGATATCTTCGACCTGATGACCACCTCTCAGGACTGGTGGCCAGCCGACTACGGTCATTATGGACCGCTCTTCATCCGCATGGCGTGGCACAGCGCAGGCACGTATCGGATTGGCGACGGTCGCGGCGGCGCAGGTTCTGGTAGCCAGCGGTTTGAGCCGCTCAACAGTTGGCCCGACAATGCCAACCTCGACAAGGCGCGCATATTACTTTGGCCAGTCAAGCAGAAATACGGTAAGAAAATTTCGTGGGCTGACCTTATGATCTTCGCTGGTAACTGCGCGCTCGAGTCGATGGGCTTCAAGACGATCGGCTTTGCCGGCGGGCGCGAGGACGTTTGGGAGCCAGAGGAAGACATCTACTGGGGTTCTGAGAAAGTCTGGCTCGGCGACGAGCGTTATAGCGGCGATCGGGTGCTCCTAAATCCCCTCGCTGCCGTTCAGATGGGTCTGATCTACGTGAACCCAGAAGGGCCGAACGGCGAGCCCGATCCGGTCGGCTCAGGGCGCGATATTCGCGAGACCTTTGGTCGGATGGCGATGAACGATGAAGAAACGGTCGCGCTCGTTGCTGGTGGACATACCTTTGGCAAATGCCATGGTGCGGGCGAATCGTCGCACGTCGGTCATGAGCCTGGGGGTGCCAGCATTGTGGAGCAGGGCCTCGGCTGGAAGAGCACCTTCAACACTGGCGTAGGCGTCGATGCGATCACCAGCGGTATTGAAGGTGCATGGACTCCTACTCCGACACAGTGGGACAACAGCTATTTCGACACCCTGTTCAAATATGACTGGGAGCTGACAAAGAGTCCTGCTGGCGCGTGGCAATGGAAGCCTAAGAACGGTGCTGGCGCGGATACAGTGCCCGACGCGCACGATTCGTCGAAACGGCACGCTCCTATGATGACCACGGCGGACATGGCCATGAGGATGGACTTTATCTACGAGCCGATTGCGCGGCGTTACCACGAGAACCCGGATGAGTTCGCCGACGCATTTGCCAAGGCGTGGTTCAAGCTGACACATCGCGACATGGGTCCGCGATCGCGCTATCTTGGTTCAGAGGTTCCAGAGGAAGAGTTCTTGTGGCAAGATCCCATCCCCGCAGTCACCCATGAATTGATTGATGAACAGGACATCGCCGCTCTCAAAGGCAAGATTCTTGCTTCGGGACTGTCTGTCTCACAACTCGTTTCGACTGCCTGGGCGTCGGCGTCAACGTTCCGTGGGTCTGACAAGCGCGGTGGAGCGAACGGAGCGCGCATTCGTCTTGCGCCTCAGAAGGATTGGGAAGTTAACCTGCCGACCCAACTGGCAACGGTGCTGCAAACCCTGGAGGCGATCCAAGAGGAGTTCAACAGCTCGCAGTCTGGCGGAAAGCGGGTTTCGCTCGCTGATTTAATTGTTCTAGGCGGATGCGTGGGCATTGAACAAGCGGCGAAGAAGGCTGGGCATGAGGTCAAAGTTCCCTTCAAGCCAGGACGTGCAGATGCGTCGCAAGAGAAAACGGATGTTGAGTCCTTCGCCGTGCTTGAGCCAACCGCAGACGGGTTCCGCAACTACTCCAGCGGCAAACACAGCGAATCGCTTGAGGAGTTGCTAGTTGATCGGGCGCAATTGCTAACCCTGTCAGCCCCTGAGATGACGATTCTCGTAGGTGGCTTGCGCGTCCTGAGTGCGAACTTTGAAGCGTCCAAACACGGCGTCTTCACCGATCGTCTAGAGACGTTGACCAATGACTTCTTCGTGAACCTGCTTGATCTGGGCACGACGTGGAAGGCGACCACTGAAGATGAATATGAGTTCGAGGGGCGCAATCGCAGAACAGGCGAACTCAAGTGGACCGCTACCCGTGTTGACCTCATCTTCGGCTCAAACTCTCAGCTACGTGCCCTCGCGGAAGTCTACGGATCTAAGAACTCGCAGCAGAAATTTGTGCATGACTTTGTGGCAGCGTGGGACAAGGTGATGAACCTCGATCGCTTCGACCTCGTTTAG
- a CDS encoding helix-turn-helix domain-containing protein has protein sequence MTISTHQTPKNILPTQEQATAAQASCQVLASLPKDQSYYNIEVMENETQGKKVTIPAPAIDLLIEILGIMGQGNTVKVTAIPKELNISHTAEILGVSKDYVWSLLDAGQIPYKVEGNLRTMRYEDVLEYKNRQDTERIKALNELAAQAQELDMGY, from the coding sequence ATGACAATCTCTACCCATCAAACGCCAAAAAATATTCTCCCTACACAAGAGCAAGCCACTGCTGCACAGGCAAGTTGTCAAGTTTTGGCATCCTTGCCAAAAGACCAAAGCTACTACAATATAGAGGTCATGGAAAATGAAACTCAAGGGAAAAAAGTAACTATACCCGCTCCTGCTATCGATTTACTGATTGAGATTTTAGGAATTATGGGTCAGGGGAATACTGTAAAAGTAACTGCAATCCCGAAGGAGCTAAATATTTCTCATACAGCAGAGATTTTAGGTGTTTCCAAAGATTATGTATGGAGTTTACTTGATGCCGGACAAATTCCCTACAAAGTCGAAGGAAACCTCCGCACGATGCGCTATGAAGATGTTCTTGAATATAAGAACCGTCAAGATACCGAAAGAATAAAAGCTCTTAATGAACTTGCTGCTCAAGCGCAAGAACTGGACATGGGATACTAA
- a CDS encoding serine/threonine-protein kinase yields MLAEIQPGTLIGHRYLVHKLLGKGGFGRTYLVYDTQRFGEPCVLKEFVPPNTSERLLNKYRDLFEREAKVLYQINHPQIPKFLAWLTEQERLFIVQEYINGQTYSQLLRARLSQQKKPFSEAEVIQWLLELLPVLDYLHQLNIIHRDIAPDNVILSQKQSKPVLIDFGIVKQKVSEVWNADSENDQYSVMGSVVGKIGYSPPEQIRMGQCYPCSDLYALSVSAVVLLTGKMPNLLLDPSLKWQWQSYVKVSHQLSEILEKTLADNPSDRYQSAKEVFDELQGCYRSQGELHLVFGNSGALQPDKKVQTVGNNELETAKTGETEENKLWKQQLPDIKTNIENQLGIDSEFLESCQQELTSFVGPFASVLLRNTLNQFPQLTPSELIERLAVAIPHSQRSQEFRNRAQILLSKTGTHQETTVSQDMVTSFPAANDPEFLQYCRKELVSFVGPFATVLIEDTIANNPQITPEQLVEVLVAKIPHQQRAQEFKNRIQIPHNR; encoded by the coding sequence ATGCTAGCCGAGATTCAACCCGGAACTTTGATTGGTCACCGTTATCTGGTTCACAAGCTTCTTGGAAAGGGAGGCTTTGGAAGAACTTATTTAGTGTATGATACTCAGCGGTTTGGTGAACCTTGTGTCCTTAAAGAATTTGTACCTCCAAACACATCAGAGCGTTTACTGAACAAATATCGTGACCTATTCGAGCGCGAAGCAAAAGTTTTATACCAAATTAATCATCCCCAGATCCCTAAATTTCTAGCCTGGTTGACCGAACAAGAGCGGTTGTTTATCGTGCAGGAATATATTAATGGTCAAACCTACTCTCAACTTTTGCGTGCTCGCCTTTCTCAGCAAAAAAAACCTTTTTCTGAGGCTGAAGTTATTCAATGGTTACTGGAGTTGCTGCCGGTGTTAGATTATCTTCACCAGTTGAATATCATTCATCGGGATATTGCACCGGATAATGTCATCCTTTCCCAGAAACAGTCTAAACCCGTGCTTATCGACTTTGGAATCGTTAAACAGAAAGTCTCTGAGGTTTGGAATGCTGATTCAGAAAATGACCAGTACTCTGTTATGGGTTCAGTGGTGGGTAAAATTGGCTATTCTCCACCGGAGCAAATTCGTATGGGTCAATGCTACCCTTGTAGCGATCTATACGCACTGAGTGTTTCTGCTGTTGTTCTTTTGACTGGAAAAATGCCAAATTTGTTACTCGATCCGTCTCTAAAGTGGCAATGGCAATCCTACGTTAAGGTCAGTCATCAATTGAGTGAAATACTAGAAAAAACCTTAGCAGATAATCCATCAGACCGTTACCAGTCAGCCAAAGAAGTTTTCGATGAGTTGCAGGGCTGTTACCGCAGCCAAGGGGAATTGCATCTTGTATTTGGTAATTCTGGTGCGCTTCAGCCAGATAAAAAAGTCCAAACTGTTGGCAATAATGAGCTTGAAACTGCAAAGACTGGAGAGACAGAAGAAAATAAACTATGGAAGCAACAGCTACCCGATATCAAGACAAATATTGAAAATCAGCTCGGTATTGACTCAGAGTTTTTAGAATCTTGTCAGCAAGAATTAACTAGTTTTGTGGGACCGTTTGCTAGTGTTCTACTCAGAAATACTTTGAATCAATTCCCACAGCTTACACCCAGCGAACTTATTGAACGGCTGGCTGTAGCAATTCCTCATTCGCAAAGATCGCAAGAGTTTAGAAACCGCGCTCAAATTCTGCTTTCAAAAACAGGAACACATCAAGAAACAACCGTCTCTCAGGATATGGTAACCAGCTTCCCGGCTGCTAACGATCCAGAGTTTTTACAATATTGTCGTAAAGAACTGGTGAGTTTTGTCGGACCTTTCGCTACTGTTCTTATCGAAGATACTATAGCTAATAACCCACAAATAACACCAGAGCAGTTGGTAGAAGTCTTAGTAGCAAAAATACCTCACCAACAGAGAGCACAAGAATTTAAAAATCGTATTCAAATCCCTCATAACCGTTAG
- a CDS encoding M3 family oligoendopeptidase has protein sequence MPTRVDFADIIAETPTLETVTAEYQVIQMQFNQAQTSEQRKAVFQQWDALRRRINTWSELTQLRFHQDTQNPESKTALDYYSELSPSLTALEVDLKRQLIHSPHRAELEQNLGRQAFLLWEADITTFEPAIATDLVEESKLTNEYTGLLASAKLDFQGEQVNLSGLQAYLQSKDRNIRHQVEQCRWQFFEQNQDRFDELFDRLVKLRDRMAKKLGYENYIALGYRRLRRVDYTQTEVEGYRDRVVQEVVPLAMDLIQQQAKRLNLDTVYFWDESVFDAEGSPAPIGDLDWMLQQAQEMFDAMHPSLGSFFGMMVERDLLDLQNRPGKAGGGFCTYFPTYDAPYIFANFNGTKNDVQVFAHEIGHAFQMWRSRHLPVFDYLWATLESCEIHSMSLEFLTRSHMEKFFGDRADGFRSQHLAAIILFLPYGVAVDHFQHLVYANPKATPQERHQMWQQLEARYLPWRQYGDLNYLNKGGLWQDKRHIYCSPFYYIDYTLAGCCALQFWVKAEEDYSQALAEYIALCDRGGSASFRELVRSANLLSPFEPGALTQVVEKVRSSLKA, from the coding sequence ATGCCAACGAGAGTAGATTTTGCTGACATCATAGCGGAAACTCCAACACTGGAAACCGTGACCGCCGAATACCAAGTCATCCAGATGCAGTTTAACCAGGCTCAAACCTCTGAGCAACGAAAGGCTGTCTTTCAGCAGTGGGATGCTTTGCGACGCCGAATCAATACGTGGAGCGAACTTACGCAACTGCGCTTTCACCAAGATACGCAAAACCCAGAGTCCAAAACTGCCTTGGACTACTACAGCGAACTTTCGCCGTCTTTGACCGCCCTTGAAGTAGACCTAAAACGGCAACTGATCCACAGCCCCCATCGCGCCGAGCTAGAACAAAATTTGGGACGGCAAGCCTTTTTGCTGTGGGAAGCAGACATCACGACTTTTGAACCAGCGATCGCAACAGATTTAGTCGAAGAATCCAAACTCACCAATGAGTACACCGGACTGCTAGCCTCGGCAAAGCTAGACTTCCAAGGCGAGCAGGTAAATTTATCGGGTTTGCAAGCCTATCTGCAAAGTAAAGATCGAAATATTCGCCACCAGGTAGAACAGTGTCGCTGGCAGTTTTTTGAGCAGAATCAAGACCGCTTCGATGAACTGTTCGATCGGTTGGTGAAACTGCGCGATCGCATGGCAAAAAAATTGGGCTATGAGAACTACATTGCGTTAGGATATCGCCGATTGCGACGGGTGGATTACACTCAAACCGAGGTCGAGGGCTATCGAGATCGAGTCGTCCAAGAGGTTGTTCCCTTAGCAATGGATCTCATTCAGCAACAGGCGAAACGGCTCAACCTAGACACCGTGTATTTCTGGGATGAGTCCGTCTTTGATGCAGAAGGTAGTCCCGCACCAATTGGCGATCTTGACTGGATGCTGCAACAAGCGCAAGAAATGTTTGATGCCATGCATCCATCGCTGGGTAGCTTTTTCGGCATGATGGTTGAGCGGGATTTACTGGATTTGCAAAACCGTCCTGGAAAAGCAGGAGGCGGATTCTGCACATACTTCCCAACCTATGACGCTCCCTACATATTCGCAAATTTCAATGGCACAAAAAACGATGTGCAGGTGTTTGCTCACGAGATCGGTCACGCCTTCCAAATGTGGCGCAGTCGCCATTTGCCAGTTTTCGATTACCTGTGGGCTACTTTAGAATCGTGCGAAATTCACTCTATGAGCTTAGAGTTTCTCACCAGATCGCACATGGAAAAGTTTTTCGGCGATCGAGCCGATGGATTTCGCTCTCAGCATCTAGCCGCGATAATTCTGTTTCTGCCTTATGGCGTAGCAGTCGATCATTTTCAGCATTTGGTCTATGCGAACCCAAAAGCAACGCCGCAAGAACGACATCAAATGTGGCAACAGCTGGAAGCTCGTTATCTGCCTTGGCGTCAATATGGAGACTTGAACTACCTCAACAAAGGCGGACTTTGGCAAGACAAACGGCACATCTACTGTTCGCCATTTTACTACATTGATTACACCTTGGCGGGGTGTTGCGCGTTGCAGTTTTGGGTCAAAGCAGAAGAAGATTATTCGCAGGCGTTGGCGGAGTATATTGCGTTATGCGATCGCGGGGGTTCTGCATCCTTTCGAGAATTAGTGCGATCGGCAAATCTCCTTTCTCCATTTGAACCGGGCGCACTTACTCAAGTCGTTGAAAAAGTGCGTTCTTCTTTGAAGGCTTGA
- a CDS encoding GTPase translates to MEDLTKKIHTAMMDGKESISSIMSRFLKSLIEVLEISRNEKFVYLLVGRTGVGKSSTINALMGQQVAATSRRKPTTMDVTFYDNEINGVSFTVIDTPGLCDDVIEEGNDYKYLELIRSKVNNIDLIWFVTPIYETRIRRDELDGIKIITEAFGAEIWKHSIIVFTFADKAEEDYLVQLQERTEDIQSAIAKYTGIEIASQIPSVAVDNKNETTPDGKVWLAELYTKVFVRMSKRGTIPFLLTTVKRLSFSSIFFTPASKWQNIELNENQKKEIKEKLFSVIPFLKSVCGKIGSVVGSVISNFTGVEEAKDLGKFTGEVIGEDLGKKVDDNIVHPTLKFFKQLFDW, encoded by the coding sequence ATTGAAGATTTAACTAAAAAAATACATACAGCCATGATGGATGGGAAAGAATCAATATCTTCCATCATGAGTCGGTTTTTAAAATCTTTAATTGAAGTTTTAGAAATCTCTCGTAATGAAAAATTTGTCTATCTTTTAGTTGGTCGCACTGGAGTAGGGAAATCCAGCACTATTAATGCGTTAATGGGTCAACAAGTTGCAGCAACTAGTCGTCGTAAACCAACAACAATGGATGTTACTTTTTATGATAATGAAATTAATGGAGTTTCATTTACGGTGATTGATACTCCAGGTCTTTGTGATGATGTCATAGAAGAGGGAAATGACTACAAGTATTTAGAACTAATACGCTCTAAAGTAAACAATATTGATTTAATTTGGTTTGTTACACCAATTTATGAAACTCGAATTCGGAGAGATGAATTAGACGGAATAAAAATAATTACAGAAGCCTTTGGTGCAGAGATATGGAAACACTCAATTATCGTATTTACATTTGCAGACAAAGCTGAAGAGGATTATTTAGTTCAATTGCAAGAAAGAACAGAGGATATTCAATCAGCAATAGCAAAGTATACAGGAATTGAAATAGCTAGCCAAATTCCATCAGTAGCAGTAGATAATAAAAATGAAACTACTCCCGATGGTAAAGTATGGCTTGCAGAACTTTATACAAAAGTTTTTGTAAGAATGTCTAAAAGAGGTACTATCCCTTTTCTACTGACAACAGTTAAAAGATTAAGTTTTAGTAGTATTTTTTTTACACCTGCATCAAAATGGCAGAATATTGAGCTAAACGAAAATCAGAAAAAAGAGATTAAAGAAAAATTATTTAGTGTGATTCCTTTTTTGAAATCTGTATGTGGGAAAATCGGGTCTGTTGTTGGTTCAGTAATTTCTAATTTTACAGGAGTTGAAGAAGCAAAAGATTTGGGGAAATTTACGGGTGAAGTCATTGGAGAGGATTTAGGCAAAAAAGTAGATGACAATATAGTTCATCCTACTTTGAAATTTTTTAAGCAGCTTTTTGATTGGTAG